Genomic DNA from Longimicrobiaceae bacterium:
GGACGTGACGGTAGAGGGCGAGCCCGATCCGGACACGGGCTACGTGGTGGACCTGGGCGTCCTGCGCGCCGAGGCCGAGGCGGTGATCCGCGACCTGGACCACCGCAACCTGAACCTCGACGTGCCGTGGCTGGCCGGCGTGCTGCCCAGCACCGAGAACCTGGTGGTCGCCCTCTGGAGCCAGATCGAGCCGCGCGTGCCCGCCGGGCGCCTGGTGCGGCTGGTGCTGTGGGAGACGCCGCGCAACTACGTGGAGTACAGCGGAGAATGACGGAGCCGATGACGGACCGCGAAGACGTCGTGCCGGGCGCGGCCGGGGCGGAGCAGGCCGAGGCCACGCCGTTCCAGCGCAACGTGCGGGAGATGCTGGGCCTGCTGGGCGAGGACCCGGACCGCCAGGGCATCCTCAAGACGCCCGAGCGCGTGGAGAAGAGCCTGCGCTGGCTCACGCGCGGCTACGGGATGTCGGTGCGCGACGTGATCGGCGACGCGGTGTTCGACGAGGACCACCACAACATGGTGCTGGTCAAGGACATCGAGATGTACTCCATGTGCGAGCACCACATGCTTCCGTTCTTCGGCAAGGTGCACGTGGCCTACATCCCCAACGGCCGCATCGTGGGCCTTTCCAAGCTCCCTCGCGTGGTGGAGGTGTTCGCGCGCCGGCTCCAGGTGCAGGAGCGGCTGACCGAGCAGATCGCTCAGGCCATCCAGGACGTGCTGCAGCCGCAGGGCGTGGCCGTGGTGATCGAGGCCGCGCACCTCTGCATGATGATGCGCGGGGTGGAGAAGCAGAACTCGAAGACCATCACCAGCGCGATGAAGGGCGTCTTCATGGACGACCTGGGTACGCGCGAGGAGTTCCTGCGCCTGTGCTCGCGGCCGAACATCTTCGGGTAGACACGCGGCTGGCGGACGGACACGAACGACGGAGCGGGCCGATGGAGGCGGACGGGGTGGAGGGGGTGCGCGGCAAGACGGTGCTGGTCACGGGCGGCTCGCGCGGCATCGGCCTCGCCGTCTCTCGCGCGCTGGTGCGCGGCGGCGCGTGGGTGGGCATGGTGGCCCGCACCCGCGACGAGCTCGCGCGCGCCGCGGCCGAAGCGGGCGGCCACGCGATCCCGGCCGACGTCTCGTCTCCCGAAGGCGTGCACGGCCTGGCCAACTACGTCGCCGAGCTGCTGGGCGACGCGCCCGACGTGATCGTCAACTGCGCAGGCGCCTTCTCGCTCGCTCCGTTCGCGGAGACCGACCCGGCGGACTTCGACCGGCAGCTGGACGCGAACCTTCGCGGGCCCTTCCTGGTCACCCGCGCCTTCCTGCCGCTCATGCTGCGCCGCCGCGACGGGCTGGTGGTCAACGTCGGCTCCGTCGCCGGCCGCACCGCGTTCCCGCGCAACGCCGCGTACTCCGCCAGCAAGTTCGGGCTGCGGGGCATGCACGAGGTGCTGCTCCAGGAGATCCGCGGCACGGGCGTTCGCGCCACGCTGGTGGAGCCCGCCGCCACCGACACGCCGCTGTGGGACCCGCTGGACCCAGACCAGGATCCGGACCTTCCCTCGCGCGCCGGGATGCTCCGGCCCGAAGACGTGGCGCGCGTGGTCCTCTTCGCCGTCTCGCAACCCCGCCACGTGGAGATCCCCGTGGTGGCCGTGCAGGCGGCAGGCTGAGCCCATGTACCTGATCAGCGTCAAGGCGCACTACGACTCCGCGCACTTCCTCCGCAGCTACAAGGGCAAGTGCGAGAAGCTGCACGGCCACCGCTATGAGGTGGAGGCCGCCCTGGCCTTCGACGCCCTGGGCGAGGGCGGCATGGCGTACGACTTCACCGAGGCTAAGCTGCACCTGCGCGCCATCGCCGACCACCTGGACCACGAGAACATCAACGACCTGCCGCCCTTCACCGAGATCGAGCCCAGCGCCGAGAACCAGGCCC
This window encodes:
- a CDS encoding 6-carboxytetrahydropterin synthase, with protein sequence MPKVRVTRRVHFSAAHRLHNPAFSQEENERLFGLCNSPNWHGHNYELDVTVEGEPDPDTGYVVDLGVLRAEAEAVIRDLDHRNLNLDVPWLAGVLPSTENLVVALWSQIEPRVPAGRLVRLVLWETPRNYVEYSGE
- the folE gene encoding GTP cyclohydrolase I FolE, with the protein product MTDREDVVPGAAGAEQAEATPFQRNVREMLGLLGEDPDRQGILKTPERVEKSLRWLTRGYGMSVRDVIGDAVFDEDHHNMVLVKDIEMYSMCEHHMLPFFGKVHVAYIPNGRIVGLSKLPRVVEVFARRLQVQERLTEQIAQAIQDVLQPQGVAVVIEAAHLCMMMRGVEKQNSKTITSAMKGVFMDDLGTREEFLRLCSRPNIFG
- a CDS encoding SDR family oxidoreductase, producing the protein MEADGVEGVRGKTVLVTGGSRGIGLAVSRALVRGGAWVGMVARTRDELARAAAEAGGHAIPADVSSPEGVHGLANYVAELLGDAPDVIVNCAGAFSLAPFAETDPADFDRQLDANLRGPFLVTRAFLPLMLRRRDGLVVNVGSVAGRTAFPRNAAYSASKFGLRGMHEVLLQEIRGTGVRATLVEPAATDTPLWDPLDPDQDPDLPSRAGMLRPEDVARVVLFAVSQPRHVEIPVVAVQAAG
- a CDS encoding 6-carboxytetrahydropterin synthase, producing the protein MYLISVKAHYDSAHFLRSYKGKCEKLHGHRYEVEAALAFDALGEGGMAYDFTEAKLHLRAIADHLDHENINDLPPFTEIEPSAENQA